In Eisenibacter elegans DSM 3317, the genomic window ATCGCAGTGTTTGAGCTGCGAGCCGCCGCCTGTGATGACTATTCCGCCGACGAGCTTGTTAAGATAGCCGGATTTGATGATTTCTTGGTGTACCATTTCGATGATTTCACACATCCGGGCTTCGATAATCTCGGCCACCGTACGCAGCGAAATTTCCTTGGCAGGGCGGTTGTGTAGCCCTGGTACAGAAACAAACTCCTCTGTAGAGGCCTCTTCGGCAATGGCGCGTCCGTGTTTGATTTTGAGGCGCTCGGCCTGCTTTTCCATAATCACACAGCCTTCCTTGATGTCATTGGTGATGATTTGCCCACCCAAGGGGATGACTGCCGTATGGCGGATGATGTTTTCATAGAAGATGGCTACATCTGTGGTGCCGCCGCCTATGTCTACCAAGGCCACCCCTGCCTCACGCTCTTCTTCGGTGAGTACAGACATTCCCGAGGCTATTGGCTCTAGGATGAGGTTGTCGATTTCTAACCCTGCTCTGCGCACGCATTTGTTGATGTTGTTGACGGCGCTGGTTTGGGCGGTAATGATGTTGAAGTCGGCTTCCAGCTTGATGCCTGACATTCCTACGGGTTCTTTGACTCCGGTTTCGAGGTCTACGGTATAGTCCTGGGGCATGACGTGAATAATCTCGTCACCGGGTTGGGTAACGGTACGATACATCTCATTGGTGAGGCGGTTTACGTCTTCTACCGTGATTTCATCATCTGATGAGGGGCGGTGAATGCTGCCCCGTTGCTTCATACTCTTGATGTGCTGGCCGGCAATGCCTGCGTTGACAATGCGTATATCAATACCGGACTGCTCGCTGGCTTCTTCGATGGCCTCTTCCATAGCCTGAATGGTTTTGTTAATATTGGTAACTACCCCCCGAAAAACACCGTTCGAGGCGGCCTTACCCATTCCCAAGATTTCTACCTTTCCGAATTTATCCTGCCGGCCTACCAAGGCACAAATTTTGGTGCTACCGATATCTAGCCCTACTACTATCTTATCTTTTTGCATAATTACTCACAGATGATTTGATGGTCATATTTGAGGTTGATTCGCTTATAGGCGTTCCAGCCTTTGAGGGGTAATATCTCGTCGTAAAAAACTTTCAGCTTCTTGAGTTTATTATCAATATCAAATAAGCTACCAAATTCGACGGTTTGCTTGCCAATTTGAGGATACAAGTATGCCTGCTTGTATTTATCTACGTGAATATGAGCTATTTGCGCCCTAAAAAACGGCTCCGCATACAAGGCTCTGAGGAGGTGTAAGAGTTGCTTATCTGCTGTTTCTAGCTCAAAATTAGGTAATTCTTGCGAATCTTCACGGGTAACTGTCAAGACACGAGACGTATATTTGCGCACTACAGGCATCAGGCTGGCCAAGCTGTCTATGTAGAAGTCGGGCTTTTCGTCTCGTACAAAACGGGCTATGGGGCGCTTTTGGGTAATTTGTACAAACAAATCCCCCTTTACATTGCGCGACACTTGACAGCCTGCCACATACGCATTGGTACGGATACGTTCTTCTAAGGCTTTGACGCTGAGCTTCTGGTGGGCTTCGCCAATGATGGTATGCCGACCGTCTTCGCTCATCAGGCGCTTGATATCCTCTTCATCCAAAAAATAATTGTCGAGCTGGGTGTCCTGAGCAAAGCTTATGACTAGTTTCTGGCAGGTTTTGGATTGGTGTCTAGTTTCTACAAAACCCCACAATAGCAAGCAGCTCACTATCAGGATACTTACACGGATTTCTTTGCGTAATTTAGGAAATAGTTGTTTCATAAAAGGCTTCTATAGCTCAACTTTCGAGTGTTGATGTTTGGGTCTTTTGTTGCAAGATAGTGTTTATTTTGGGAATTACATTCACAATATCTCCTGCGCCTACTGTAGCCACAATGCAGGGCTGGTCGAGTTGTGTCAATGATTCGAACAGTGCGCTGATATTGGGATGGGCCTTGACAGCAGCCGAGGGGATGATGCTGGCTAGTGCCTCTGCGCTTATGCCTTCGATGGGTTGCTCTCGGGCGGGGTATATAGGCAACAGCCACACCCTGTCGGCGATGGCTAGACTTTGGGCAAACTCCTGCATAAAGTCCCTTGTGCGGCTGAAGAGATGAGGTTGGAAAATAACCGTTACACTGCGTTCAGGGTATAGGGCTTTGAGCGAGGTCAAAAAAGCCGCCACCTCGGTAGGGTGATGCGCATAATCATCTATCAATATCCAATCGGGGCTTTTGTAGTGGTAATCGAAGCGGCGCTGTACGCCCAAGAAGCTCTCTATGCCTGAGCGCAGCTCTTGGGGGCTTAGCCCCAAGGTTTGCCCTATACCCAAGGCCGCTACGGCATTCTCTACGTTGTGGTAGCCTGGTGTTTGGAGCCGGATATCTGTTAGTTGTAGGGTGGGGCTTTGATAGTCAAAAACAAACATCCCGTCTGCCACCCTGATATTGGCCGCATAGTGTGTGCTCGACTCGCTTTGTTCGCGAGCATAGCAGTGTGTTTGCAAGCTATCGGGCAGCGCTGCCAACGAGAGCTGTGTGCCCTGTTTGTGAAACAGGCTTCCTTGCGGGTGTACACAAGCCGCAAAAGCCTGATAGGCCGCAGAGACCTCTTCGGTCTGGCCATAGATGTCGAGATGGTCTGCCTCGGTAGACAAAATCACGGCCACGCTGGGGCTGAGGTGCAAAAACGAGCGGTCATACTCATCGGCCTCTACCACCACAATCTCCTCTTCGGGCGCACAGCCTTGGGCTAGGAGCATATTGGTTTGGTAGTTTTTCATCACTCCACCCAAGAATGCCGTTACGGGTTTGCCACTGTGGCGCAGCAAATGTGCTACCATCGACGAGGTGCTCGTCTTGCCGTGTGTGCCCGCAATGGCTACTGTAAAACGTTGGCGTGTAATCAATCCCAATACCTCCGCACGCTTGCGGATGAGGAAGCCTTCGCGGCGGAGATAGCTCAACTCAGCATGGTCATTGGGTATTGCCGGGGTATATACAATCAAGGCATCCGCATCAGCAAGGATATAGTCCGGAATGCGGTTGGGGTCGTCTGTATAGTGAATATCCATCCCTTCAGCCTCTAGCTGGGTAGTCAAGGGGGTGGGCGTTTTGTCATAACCGGCCACACGCGCTCCGTTGGCCAAGAACCAACGCGCAAGGGCGCTCATTCCTATCCCGCCTATTCCGATAAAATAAAGGTTGTTTGTTGGTGGCAAAGCCGTAGTAGCACTAGCAGATATTGACATAAAATATGGGGATACAGCAAGACCCGAAGTGTTTCGGGCTTTTGCGGTTGGGGGTTTAATGGGTTTAATGGAGCAAAAATACACAAATTTGACGATTGACGCGTTTAGATTGACGATTGTGGATTGACGAGGGACGATTAAACTGTAAATCTCAAATTGTAAATCGTAAATCTAAAATTCAGGCTTCATTTTGATTGTTTTCCCCAAAAGCAACTTATATTTAACGCAGCGGTTCTGATAAGGACAGCGGCCAAGTTGGCTACCTACCCTACAT contains:
- the murC gene encoding UDP-N-acetylmuramate--L-alanine ligase; this encodes MSISASATTALPPTNNLYFIGIGGIGMSALARWFLANGARVAGYDKTPTPLTTQLEAEGMDIHYTDDPNRIPDYILADADALIVYTPAIPNDHAELSYLRREGFLIRKRAEVLGLITRQRFTVAIAGTHGKTSTSSMVAHLLRHSGKPVTAFLGGVMKNYQTNMLLAQGCAPEEEIVVVEADEYDRSFLHLSPSVAVILSTEADHLDIYGQTEEVSAAYQAFAACVHPQGSLFHKQGTQLSLAALPDSLQTHCYAREQSESSTHYAANIRVADGMFVFDYQSPTLQLTDIRLQTPGYHNVENAVAALGIGQTLGLSPQELRSGIESFLGVQRRFDYHYKSPDWILIDDYAHHPTEVAAFLTSLKALYPERSVTVIFQPHLFSRTRDFMQEFAQSLAIADRVWLLPIYPAREQPIEGISAEALASIIPSAAVKAHPNISALFESLTQLDQPCIVATVGAGDIVNVIPKINTILQQKTQTSTLES
- the ftsA gene encoding cell division protein FtsA, which translates into the protein MQKDKIVVGLDIGSTKICALVGRQDKFGKVEILGMGKAASNGVFRGVVTNINKTIQAMEEAIEEASEQSGIDIRIVNAGIAGQHIKSMKQRGSIHRPSSDDEITVEDVNRLTNEMYRTVTQPGDEIIHVMPQDYTVDLETGVKEPVGMSGIKLEADFNIITAQTSAVNNINKCVRRAGLEIDNLILEPIASGMSVLTEEEREAGVALVDIGGGTTDVAIFYENIIRHTAVIPLGGQIITNDIKEGCVIMEKQAERLKIKHGRAIAEEASTEEFVSVPGLHNRPAKEISLRTVAEIIEARMCEIIEMVHQEIIKSGYLNKLVGGIVITGGGSQLKHCDELFHYMTKMDTRIGYPTEYLGKSKVAIAQNPMYATAMGLVIAGFRAIDERDNRYHQISSGSNLRKPKKEGEGRSFFWQIIERTKGMLIDDVEDDRI
- a CDS encoding cell division protein FtsQ/DivIB; the encoded protein is MKQLFPKLRKEIRVSILIVSCLLLWGFVETRHQSKTCQKLVISFAQDTQLDNYFLDEEDIKRLMSEDGRHTIIGEAHQKLSVKALEERIRTNAYVAGCQVSRNVKGDLFVQITQKRPIARFVRDEKPDFYIDSLASLMPVVRKYTSRVLTVTREDSQELPNFELETADKQLLHLLRALYAEPFFRAQIAHIHVDKYKQAYLYPQIGKQTVEFGSLFDIDNKLKKLKVFYDEILPLKGWNAYKRINLKYDHQIICE